The following are from one region of the Bremerella sp. JC817 genome:
- a CDS encoding methylated-DNA--[protein]-cysteine S-methyltransferase, producing MNATATLPSPEQMYQAIVDRDVEMEGIFIVAVKTTGIFCRPGCKAKTPNRENVEFFASTDEALAAGYRPCKRCRPLELAGSVPVWLAPLFEQMESEPSRRWTNADLQTLGLSPIRVRRWFQEHYRMTFHAYLRTRRLGLAVDGLQSGDDILSVALDHGFQSLSGFRESLRKWTGHTPTDAKHKDPILVERILTPLGPMLAAGNDAGLCLLEFVDRKMLPKQFERISKLFSQPILPGSHPVLAETARQLEEYFQGKRKTFDLPLRMDGTPFQSAVWQQLCEIPFGETRSYRQLAVKVGKPTASRAVGRTNGDNRLAIVVPCHRVVRSDGHLCGYAGGLWRKKRLLQLEQATSSAGQLALPLDIDE from the coding sequence ATGAACGCCACCGCCACATTGCCCAGCCCCGAACAGATGTACCAGGCCATCGTCGACCGCGACGTCGAGATGGAAGGGATCTTTATTGTCGCTGTGAAAACGACCGGCATCTTCTGCCGGCCTGGCTGCAAAGCGAAGACACCCAACCGCGAGAACGTCGAGTTCTTCGCTTCGACCGACGAAGCCCTGGCTGCTGGCTATCGACCTTGCAAACGCTGCCGTCCCTTAGAGCTTGCTGGCAGCGTTCCCGTGTGGCTGGCACCGCTATTCGAGCAAATGGAATCGGAGCCAAGTCGCCGCTGGACGAATGCCGACTTGCAAACGCTTGGGCTCTCGCCGATTCGCGTTCGGCGTTGGTTTCAGGAACATTACCGCATGACGTTTCACGCGTACCTGCGAACTCGGCGCCTTGGCCTGGCGGTCGATGGGCTGCAGTCAGGAGACGATATATTGTCGGTTGCCCTCGATCATGGCTTTCAGTCGCTCAGTGGATTTCGCGAAAGCCTTCGGAAGTGGACCGGCCACACGCCGACTGATGCCAAGCACAAAGATCCCATCCTGGTCGAGCGCATTCTGACGCCGCTCGGTCCGATGCTGGCTGCCGGTAACGACGCCGGGCTGTGTTTGTTGGAATTCGTCGATCGCAAGATGCTTCCCAAGCAGTTCGAGCGGATCAGCAAGCTCTTTTCCCAGCCGATCTTGCCAGGCTCACATCCGGTGCTGGCCGAGACGGCCCGGCAGTTGGAAGAATACTTTCAAGGCAAGCGAAAGACGTTCGACTTGCCGCTGCGGATGGATGGCACGCCGTTTCAATCGGCCGTCTGGCAACAGTTGTGCGAGATCCCTTTCGGCGAGACACGCAGCTATCGGCAGCTTGCCGTCAAGGTTGGCAAACCGACCGCCTCCCGTGCGGTCGGTCGCACCAACGGAGATAATCGTCTGGCGATTGTCGTCCCGTGCCATCGCGTGGTTCGTAGCGACGGTCACCTCTGTGGCTACGCCGGTGGCCTATGGCGGAAGAAGCGACTTCTGCAGTTGGAACAAGCCACTTCTTCCGCCGGCCAATTAGCTTTGCCACTCGATATCGACGAGTAA
- a CDS encoding GlsB/YeaQ/YmgE family stress response membrane protein, with protein MGEDALQVSQQFEVWANLVLAWVGFGTLTGLFAKAIMPGRDPGGPIATLAMGIGGSVIGCGMVTLLFEGYQVSPISPIGFVVATGGAFFILFFYRLLSGQVVDEAQPMAPKRMRLYNTRRRASTRSAHHEDY; from the coding sequence ATGGGTGAAGACGCTCTTCAGGTATCCCAGCAATTTGAAGTTTGGGCCAACTTGGTTTTGGCTTGGGTCGGGTTCGGTACGCTGACGGGGCTGTTTGCGAAAGCGATCATGCCTGGGCGCGACCCAGGCGGTCCGATTGCCACGCTGGCGATGGGAATTGGCGGCTCAGTGATTGGCTGCGGGATGGTGACGCTGCTGTTCGAGGGCTACCAGGTTTCGCCGATCAGCCCAATCGGGTTTGTTGTGGCGACCGGTGGTGCGTTCTTCATTCTGTTCTTCTATCGCCTGCTATCGGGCCAGGTGGTCGATGAGGCTCAACCGATGGCCCCGAAACGCATGCGGTTGTACAACACGCGCCGTCGCGCTTCGACGCGTAGTGCTCATCACGAAGACTATTAG
- a CDS encoding P-II family nitrogen regulator: MKKIEAVVRHHKLDEIKEALVTKGFGGMTATEVQGFGRQKGQTETYRGAEYSIDFVPKIKIEIVCTDEQCQEIVDTIIQKAQSGQIGDGKIFISELTDAIRIRTAETGSSAL; the protein is encoded by the coding sequence ATGAAGAAGATTGAAGCCGTCGTTCGCCACCACAAGTTGGACGAAATTAAAGAAGCCCTGGTCACGAAGGGGTTCGGTGGTATGACCGCTACGGAAGTCCAGGGATTTGGACGTCAGAAGGGACAGACGGAGACCTATCGTGGTGCGGAATACTCGATCGATTTCGTTCCTAAAATCAAAATCGAAATCGTCTGCACCGACGAGCAGTGCCAGGAAATCGTCGACACCATCATCCAGAAAGCTCAGTCAGGCCAGATCGGCGATGGAAAGATCTTCATCTCCGAGCTGACCGATGCCATCCGTATCCGTACGGCAGAAACCGGGTCGTCCGCCCTCTAA